Proteins from a single region of Bradyrhizobium diazoefficiens:
- a CDS encoding M48 family metallopeptidase produces MTDTSAEAAQPAKPTIFFDGVSSRRRQVSLALGDALGIVEEGGTPVLWAYDDIRRADSPAGVLRLACTTAPPLARLEIRDLALAADVASRCVRLDEHQTTRRGVAKIVGWSMAAAVSIVCVMLFGVPLAADRLAPLVPKPIERRIGDASEVQVKTIFGRNVCEDTAGKAAFTKLVNRLRDAAGLDDDAMTAAVLPTAVPNAFALPGGKVYVLNGLLDKAESPDELAGILAHELGHLKHHDNMRGLIYNGGTSFLIGLLFGDLTGSSAVIFASRSVVEASYSREAETAADSFAIEIMHKLGRSPKPAAELMFRITGKEGGSGFTILASHPLTEDRLARMTREDRPASGPPLLTDKEWHALKGICGSGKI; encoded by the coding sequence GTGACCGACACATCCGCTGAGGCGGCACAGCCCGCAAAGCCGACGATCTTCTTCGACGGCGTGTCAAGCCGCAGGCGCCAGGTTTCGCTGGCCCTCGGCGATGCGCTTGGGATCGTCGAGGAGGGTGGAACGCCGGTGCTCTGGGCCTATGACGATATCCGCCGCGCCGACAGTCCGGCCGGTGTCCTGCGGCTCGCCTGTACCACTGCGCCACCGCTGGCGCGGCTTGAAATCCGCGACCTTGCGCTGGCGGCGGACGTGGCCTCCCGCTGCGTGCGTCTCGACGAGCATCAGACCACGCGCCGGGGTGTTGCAAAGATCGTCGGCTGGTCGATGGCGGCCGCCGTCTCCATCGTCTGCGTCATGCTGTTCGGCGTGCCGCTCGCTGCCGATCGTCTCGCGCCGCTGGTGCCGAAACCGATCGAGCGGCGCATCGGCGATGCCTCGGAAGTTCAGGTGAAAACCATCTTCGGCCGCAACGTATGCGAAGATACCGCAGGTAAGGCTGCATTCACAAAATTGGTCAACCGCCTGCGCGATGCTGCCGGCCTCGACGACGATGCCATGACGGCGGCCGTGCTGCCGACCGCGGTGCCGAATGCGTTCGCACTACCGGGCGGCAAGGTCTACGTGCTGAACGGGCTGCTCGATAAGGCCGAAAGCCCCGACGAGCTTGCCGGCATTCTCGCCCACGAGCTCGGCCATCTCAAGCATCACGACAACATGCGCGGCCTGATCTACAACGGCGGCACCTCGTTCCTGATCGGCCTGTTGTTCGGCGACCTCACCGGCTCGTCCGCGGTGATCTTTGCCTCGCGCAGCGTGGTCGAAGCCTCCTACTCGCGCGAGGCCGAGACCGCCGCCGACAGCTTTGCAATCGAGATCATGCATAAGCTCGGCCGCTCGCCGAAGCCCGCGGCCGAGCTGATGTTCCGTATCACCGGCAAGGAAGGCGGCAGCGGATTCACGATCCTCGCCAGCCATCCGCTGACCGAGGATCGCCTCGCGCGCATGACCAGAGAAGACCGCCCCGCCAGCGGCCCGCCGCTTCTGACGGACAAGGAGTGGCACGCGTTGAAGGGCATTTGCGGCAGCGGGAAGATCTGA
- a CDS encoding YjgN family protein: MQWTPIGSEPVPPPLPPTRVDFTGDRSVFRKMVTKGAMLELVTFGFYRFWLVTDIRRHLWSNTVIDGDAAEYTGRGKELLIGFLVALAILVPIYLAYFLVGIEFERWKGFASTPLFISFYAFGQFAIFRARRYRLTRTVWRGVRFWMDGSGWAYSFRAMAWGLLVFLTLGLALPWREASLERYKMQHTHYGDLQGDFEGNGWEFFKRGWWLWLLSPIAVVIFPLAPFFYAEFKAREWRWWLDGIRVGGVSLSSDLPHNAFYGLYWKVIGWWLLLSVLFGLYVAGAAGLLAAAGVPATGPNAIARSIPLLVTTVIGYLALALALNVVMRMYLQHDIWLKALETLEVHDIGAAADVQGRGDLASALGEGFADGLDVAGF; encoded by the coding sequence ATGCAATGGACCCCCATCGGCTCCGAACCGGTCCCGCCGCCGCTGCCGCCGACGCGGGTTGATTTCACCGGCGACCGCTCCGTGTTTCGCAAAATGGTCACCAAGGGTGCCATGCTGGAGCTGGTCACTTTCGGCTTCTACCGGTTCTGGCTGGTCACCGACATCCGGCGGCATCTGTGGTCGAACACCGTGATCGACGGCGACGCCGCCGAATATACCGGACGGGGCAAGGAGCTCTTGATCGGCTTCCTGGTCGCGCTCGCGATCCTGGTGCCGATCTATCTTGCCTATTTCCTGGTCGGCATCGAGTTCGAGCGCTGGAAGGGCTTTGCCTCGACACCGCTGTTCATCTCCTTCTACGCTTTCGGCCAGTTCGCGATTTTTCGCGCGCGACGTTACCGGCTGACCCGCACGGTCTGGCGCGGCGTGCGGTTCTGGATGGACGGCTCCGGCTGGGCGTATTCATTCCGCGCAATGGCGTGGGGCTTGCTGGTATTCCTCACTCTTGGCTTGGCGCTGCCATGGCGCGAAGCGTCGCTTGAGCGCTACAAGATGCAGCACACCCATTACGGTGATCTGCAAGGCGACTTCGAGGGCAACGGCTGGGAGTTCTTCAAGCGCGGCTGGTGGCTGTGGCTCCTGAGCCCGATCGCGGTCGTGATCTTTCCGCTCGCCCCGTTCTTCTATGCCGAGTTCAAGGCGCGTGAATGGCGCTGGTGGCTCGACGGCATCCGCGTCGGCGGCGTCAGCCTGTCCTCGGATCTGCCGCACAACGCGTTCTACGGCCTCTACTGGAAGGTGATCGGCTGGTGGCTGCTGCTGAGCGTCCTGTTTGGCCTCTACGTTGCCGGTGCTGCCGGACTGCTCGCTGCGGCCGGCGTGCCGGCCACAGGCCCCAACGCGATCGCGCGGAGCATTCCGCTTCTGGTGACGACGGTGATCGGCTATCTTGCCCTGGCGCTTGCGCTGAACGTCGTCATGCGCATGTATCTCCAGCACGATATCTGGTTGAAGGCGCTCGAAACGCTCGAGGTGCATGACATCGGCGCGGCGGCGGATGTGCAGGGGCGCGGCGATCTCGCCAGCGCACTTGGCGAAGGCTTTGCCGATGGGCTCGACGTCGCAGGATTCTAG